The nucleotide window ACCATGTTTGCTTACCTGTTTGATTTTGATAATCCCTGGCTATTTGTGCCTAACACAATGTCCAGCTTGACTTTTTCATTCAAGAactatttgtgaaataaatgagaCTATTGAAGCTAAACATCACTCCAGATAGGAGTAACACATGTTCATTCTACCTGTGATATCAAATGCAGAATTGGGCTCTAAACAGAATTGTATAGATATAGGTGGTAAGATGTCACTTCCTAAGACACTTCTAGACACAATAGCCTTGTGAAGCCAATTTTACTTATGCAATTTTTCCTTGCAAAGGGTAGGTTCAGTCCATATTATATCTTAATGAAATTCTTTCCATGTTATGCAAGTTACTTATAATCAATAATTCTACTattttttgttaatgtggtgtattacattgattgatttgcggatattgaagaatccttgcatccctgggataaagcccacttggtcatggtgtatgatctttttaatgtgttgttggattctgattgctagaattttgttaaggatttttgcatctatgttcatcagtgatattggcctgtagttttcttttttttgtgggatctttgtcaggttttggtattagggtgatggtggcctcatagaatgagtttggaagtttaccttcctctgcaattttctggaagagtttgagcaggataggtgttagctcttctctaaatttttggtagaattcagctgtgaagccgtctggacccgggcttttgtttgctggaagatttttgattacagtttcaatttccgtgcttgtgatgggtctgttaagattttctatttcttcctggtcgagttttggcaagttgtacttttctaagaatttgttcatttctttaagcTTTGGTTTTGTCCATTTCCACcctttgtaacatttttttatattgcacatattaaaacaaacaaacaacaaaaacacacacacacacatacatacaaaaacaGTTCCACTGAGGTACCCTGAGAAGATCCCTTGAGAAACTGGGATGCAATTCAAAGTGTAATTGTGTTGTTCTTGTTGCTTTAGGGTAATCAGCATTTCAACTATAGGAATCTGAcctcattaaaacaaaaacctgCATATGTATATACGTGTACCTGccctttctttccaatttgttcTCTTTGAGAAgagaattaaatacataaaaccgttgtttcttttttccatattttacaaAGCAAAATATGTTTGCTTtgtattaagttttatttgggcaTTTTTTAATCTGGAAAGATCTTCAGTTATCTATCATTAAAGTATTGATCAATCTgactctcaggaaaaaaaaaaaaaaaaacgttaacTGATTTCATGTCCAATAAGACAGTAAGAAACCATGAAAGTATACATATGAGTATCCTACATAAACTGATACCCTAAACGTTTCTATCTTTGGTAAGTTAAATtagtgtctttctttttattcttttcagatttaGCCTACATTCTGCAGATaattaaaatactgaaacatGAAAGAGTTCTATTGTTATAGCCAAATACTCCAGTAAACAAACCCACTCAGAAGGACAGCAtggatagtggagtgcagtttattacaccggtgggTCCGAGACAGGGTTTCCTCTTTAGCCAGGGACCCCAACAAATTTTTGTGAAAATCTTATATACCTTAACTGTACCACTCAAGCCCACATCTccaaattccttaaacctagcctGGGAAGTATTAAAGGGAGATGTGATTAGGTTACAGCCATGATTCAGGGACTCCCTGgacctgctcgagcatctaccctgAAACCAAACTctgtctgtctgctgctgctgctaagtcactccagtcgtgtcagactctgtgcgaccctatagacggcagtccaccaggctcccccatccctgggattctccaggcaagaacaccggagtgggttgccatttccttctccaacgcacgaaagtgaaaagtgaaagtgaagtcgctcagtcctggccgactcttcacgacccctactgtttactatattatgcttttcaccaactcttctgacattaacagggggctatcccccgaccacctttctctgaaaaaGATCAACTTAGGGCTCTAATTAATAACTCTCCTGAGCATGAAAAGAGTATTTCAATTCAAACCCATCTGTTGGCATTTTAGCTTGcttgacaggtttatccatactcttgcaactaacacacataattATTCACAACTCCCCAACCATGAAAGGCACAGGAAGCCTaagcattctaaaagtcctaatgagcataaAGTCCTTTgagggatgaaaaattattaggtAGTACTGATGAAGGGTTTCATTGTTGatccaatgcttgctgccaagtctccacatcccctatCCATAGTGTGCCTGGGAATgcattaattaatatagttggaatgtaagaaaaataagtaatagCCTTGACATTAGCAACATAAGACCTTGAGTtaataagttctttctttgttgtaacccaCTATACTTTTGCTCTATGAAATGTAACTTTTTTAGTACTTTATGAGGATGATGCagattggaaaaataaagaaaaacactttaaagGAGAGAACAAGTTTTcaggtggaaaaggaaatggcaacccactccagtgttcttgtgtggagaatcccagggatggaggagcctggtgggctgccatctctggggtcgcacagagtcggacatgactgaggtgacttagcagcagcagcagcagcaacctttgtcaggaaagagtcataaaatgttatcaGGCCACAGGGCTAGAAGATAATGAACACAACAGAAGACCCTTGTAAGTGGAAAGGTATGCGAAAGGGAGCCTGGTTTCGATAAGGGTCAAACTGGTGGAATGTTGAGCTGACTCTGAATGACCCTGCATATTTCGTTTCTGGAAATGTGTAACTcagggtataaaagctccttttgaaaaaaaaaagctgcagacCCGTTCCACCTAAGCTGGATCTCcctgtgtcattctttctttctctctctctctctttttcaggctgatcccctggagcacagaggctctctgagttcactttcctgcccgggcttctaagcgAGAAAGTGCTCTGCGTTTTCACTCCATCGAACGGGCACCTGAGGcctccatgaacagagcaagtcccgtgtcaggggctttattggctttctgtgtaaaccaaggaatatcagcctctttctctctcctttactttctctctTGCTAATGCCATTCATCCTGAGGGTATCCCTACTGGGGATCCTGCtgggatcctgctggggctggaccccagcagtgGATATTTTGAGGATAACCATTCTGGCtgatgtgaggtaatatctcattgaaTTTTTGACTgacttgcatttttctaataatccGAAACACTGATTTTCATCTGTCTCTTGACCATCTGTATGACTTATTTTGAGAAACGACTATGTCTTCtgatcattttttgattggattatcTAGATTTTGTTTTGATGTCATACAAACTTTCCACTAGCCCTTGGTCTTGGATATAGATTTTCCCTTACTGCTTTAtctgaatattttattgtttagcattttatacttaattttctttttcattttgagtgCATTTTTATAAGCTTTGGGTCAGcattatttgttaatttgtttatttttgcctctgtACTCACAATAACATCagcacatgtttttaaaaagctatcatCCATTTTCTGGATACaccatatttttttaatccacataTGTTAAAGGACATCTTGGCTGTTTTGTGTCATGttgtttaaaaattgtattccagtgaaatttttttattaaagctTCATgggataaacaaataattttactgcAAGATACTGAACAAAGCATATAGTGTAGACTAATAACCTCAGTAAAGTTGGAGAATTATTAAGTACAGTAAAAGGTAGCACATGGGAAAATGTAGAAgtcaatttaaaaagcaagatgaCTGCATCCCTGCCATGTATCAGGCCTTTGAAATATGGTATAGTACCAACAATGAGATTGTTTCCCTTTGCTTCCCACAAGTAGAATAATGAATTGTGCAGTTAAATACTGAAAGTCAATTAAAACTTACTGCATAAAAAATGTTGATAAAAATTGGAAGCATCAACCCAAGGAAAGAGAACCAATACAATTAATTCATCAGTGCTTCTCTTACTCAAGAATGCAAAAAGTAAAACATTACTTTTAAACatggataaatatttttattcaaaaggacaaaattattttagtatCCCTTCAATCAAACTACCAGTTATGAAGAAAGAATTGCCACATGAGAGAACAAGAAGTACCAATCTGGGAGCTACTGAGGGATCCCAAAGTTTATCTTGATTTAAATGTCCTCTGATTTCAACAAAATGCATGAATTGAGACAAAATAAGGCTTCAGTTGGACTTACGAATGGCTGAATtgcaacatcagttcagttcagtttagtcgctcagtcgtgtccaactctttgtgaccccatgaaccacagcacgccaggcctccctgtccatcaccaactcccagaattcacccaaacccatgtccatcgagtcggtgatgccatccaaccatcttatcctctgttgtccccttctcctcctgccctcaatatatcccagcatcagggtcttttcaaatgagtcagctcttcgcatcaggtgaccaaaatagtgaagtttcagcttcaacatcagtcattccaatgaacacccaggactgagctcctttagaatggactcgttggatctccttgcagtccaaggaactctccagagtcttctccaacaccacagtcaaaagcatcaattcttcggcactcagctttctttatagtccaactctcatatccatacatgaccactggaaaaaccatagccttgactagacggacctttgttggcaaagtaatgtctctgctttttaatatgctgtctaggttggtcataactttccttccaaggagtaagcatcttttaatttcacggctgcaatcaccattgtGATTGGagcccagtgattttggagcctagaaaaaaaaagtctgccactgtttccactgtttccccatctatttcccatgaagtgatgggactggatgccatgatgttagttttctgaatggtaagctttaagccaactttttcactctcctctttcactttcatcaagtggctctttagttcttcttcactttgtgccatattTTCAGTTAATAGGTGAATAGGTTCTTATAAGGAATTAGAAGAATTGATGATAGAAAATGTGGGGTCTCAGTGTAAAGAATAAGAATATTTGCGAAAACAAATGTGATTGATGACTTCAAATACACAGATGAAACATACTGGGGAAAGTGTGatggcaaaaacaaaagaaaataaaaaactcacAGACATACACAACATGCTGTAACTTTTTtctaaaagatgagaaaacattcagaaacctGGACAGTCATTTCTTTGTCTATATCCACCTAACACATTCTCCTGACATTTACTTAATTTATGTACAAAATTGGTCTTTTATGCttaaggcaatttttttttttttttactattttgttcATTAATCTATTTGCAACAGTTGGAATTTcctagtatatataatataatctataaataatTGTTGAACATATTTATACTCACTACTTAATTTGGAGGCACATAGAACAAAATTTAGAGTCCATAACCAGTTTATAGAAATTGCATTGCATATTAATAAAAAAGGTTGCCTGATTTTTTCCACACTCTATGTAGTGCACATTTTACATCTTTATTCCTCAAGCTGTAGATTAAGGGATTCAACATAGGGATAATGAGAGTATACAATATGGAAGCCACTTTATCAGTGTCAAAGGAATGGCTGGACTCTGGTTGCACATACATAAATAGTAAAGTCCCATAGAACACTATGACCACAGTCAAGTGGGATCCACAGGTAGAGAAAGCCTTGTGCCTGCCTTCAGCAGAGCTCATCCTGAGAATGGATACAAGAATGAGAAGGTAAGACACAAGAACTATCAGAAGAGACAAAATCAAATCAAACCCAGCTAAAATCAGAATAATCATTTCTACTTCATGTGTATTTGAGCAGAGCAAAGGTAACAAAGGAAGACTATCACAGTAGAAATGACTGATGACTCTGTAgccacagaaagataaattaaataattttacgGTGACGAGAAGAGACACAAATGTGCTGTAGACATAGGGGATCGCTACCAGCACCCAGCATACTCTTTGTGACATGATGACTGGGTAGAGAAGAGggttacagatggccacatagcggtcataagACATTGCTGACAGAATAAAAATTTCACTAATGATAAACACAAGAAAGAAAGCTAGCTGCATAGCACAAGAGTAATAGGAGATTATATTTtgatcctcaacaaaatttacTAACATTTTGGGTCCCACAGTTGTAGAATAACCAAGATCTGTAAAAGCAAGGTGTCTAagaaagaagtacatgggtgTCTGTAGCTTGGAGTCCATCTTGGTGAGGATGATCATGCCCAAGTTGCCCACCACTGAGATCACGTAGATGATGAGGAAGAGCCCAAACAATGGAGCCTGCAGCTCAGGGCGGTCAGTAATTCCCATGAGGATGAATTCACTCGACCCTGTTCCATTGAGTCTTTCCATTCAGGTTTATTAAAGAACCTGTTCTGGGTAGAAATATCAACATAGTCAATAGGTTCTATGTATCATCATCTGGAAGAGTTTCACTATGCAAAGCTAGTATAAACAGATTAAACTTTCCAGTTtaggatatttgaaaataaactcatctcgtggctcagataataaagaatctgcctgcagttcaggagatctgggttcaatccctgaatcaagaaaatcccctggagaagggaatagcaactcactccagtattctggcccagagaatcccaaggatagaggagtctggcaggctacagtctatggggttgcaaagagtcaaacatgactgagcaactaacactttcattttcctacatataataaaatatataaatagtgaTAGAGACAGAGATAGTTGCTGTTTCTGAACTGGAAATTATTTTACTAACCAAAGGACATTTGTCAAAATTGAGAAGACATGTTAATTGTTACAACTGGAATGTGGAAGCTATTGGCATATGATGATTGGAGGTCAGAGATGCCTCTAAACATCCTATAAATCACCATATCTGTCTAAAATCTCAATATTACTAAGGTTGAAAAACCAGGATGTTATAGATAGAGagatgatagataaatagatacatatatacatacatagatgtATAGATACAAACAAGAAATATAATAGATACAGACATAGATATGACAAGAAAAAAGTTAAGACATAAATTTGAGGGCTACATATATAAACTATTATTGTGCTGTTCTTGCAAACTTTCTATAATTTCTATCTAGTCATTTATATAATTGCAATTACATAGtgaaatgtataaattaaatttaataatatgaCAATACTTATGccaattatataataaattatgatGCTATTAAATACTatccataataaaattttaaaaccagaatTCAGAAAATGTGTAGAACTTGCTACTCCAACACAGAGTCCTATATAGTTCTATGTACAGTTGATATAGGCTGAAACAGTTAACACACTTGACACGTATTAGACAGCtgtataaataagaaaactgtaACAGATTGCAGTGAGACATATTTCTGTGAAGAAACATATAAGACGTATAATAGGTAGATAGAAAGATAGGTACATGATAGATAGAATCTCTGCTCTAAATTTCCTTATGGTATATAAAAAGGGCTAGTTTGGGAAAACAATTCAACTTATCTGAAAGTTTATTTTCATACACAAGGCCAATATGGTTacaggttatatatatatatatataaaatgaagtcaATAGTTTAGCTCAAACAGATCTTCTTTATGTATGTAAATTCATCTGCACTGTGACATACCTTCTTTGTCAAGGCAATATGATTAACAGGTGAAGATTATATAatgtacaatggaatacatgCAATTTATTCCAAGCCTTGCCCCTTCTGCAGAAATAATACTGGGCCATCAGAGTGCTtggatttttttaatcttctaagTTTCTTAGTTATTTTAgcaaaatgtgaataaaaatttattttgatctatattttcttaatatattaatCTGACCCAAGGGGCATTTTCACTATAATGGACTTCTACTAACTTGTAagaattcaaatgtattttattatgcAAGAAGCCAAGGCAATATGAGGAAAGTTGAGCAAATTGGAAGAAAGAGAAGTAATTAGCATTATTTTCATATCTTGAATATCATAATAACTTGCTTTGAATAAAGGGATGCTAAACTTTAAaaggaaacttccctggtgactcaggattaaagaatttgcctgccaatgcaggagacatgagttcaatcactgggtcagaaagagcccatggaaaggaaatggcaacacattccagtttcttgccatggaaaatcccatggacagagaagcctggcaggctacagtctatggggtctcagtcACCTggaacttagcaactgagcacaatggGCCAcagtatgataaaaaaaaatgttcaaagttcCTATGTTAAGTAATAACGCACTAGAGTGATGGGATGAAATACACTATAGAATGGCTACACATGGATTCTTgtatatcattttaaattttacatctTAAGTCAAAGAAATTCCTTCAAACTATAATACAAAAGatagttatttttatataatcaaataaaaatatatctgaagGTCCCTAATAATTCACATATCAAGAATATACCAGTGTAAGAAGTGGATGGCAGATTAAGGTagataattattaaatttaaaatattgtgagcctgaatgtttctttaaagaaatagaaatgatacaGATTACAATAAAAATTACAGTGACAGTAATCGCTAAAGGATCTttataataaaaggaataaaagcacaattttataacattatatgtGAAAATGATTACATGAAATCTGCATTTAATTCACTAAAAATACTGCTTATAATTTTATGACCTCCTAATCGCCAGTCTTGCCTTGATGTATATACTTTTCTTATATCAGAAATATTGAAATGTGCATCACTAGAGAATAAATTTAGAGAAATATCTTCAATATATTTAGTAAGAAGTAGTATGAaacttgcttttgtttctttgcttcgTTTTGCAACTATGAAAGTGAGAACATACAaacttagcaaatttcaattttcctgtaaatataagaaaagatagagtgcttttgtttttctctcatgcTTTAACATTCTACAAAAACCAAATAGTTTTCTCAGAGTTTAACATCTTTGTTGaatatcagtttttatttttttaaagctgtacctcatgagataatttatattttcagtcaGATCTCACTTGACATCAAAGAATATGTTGATCATTGTACCAATACCATAAAACTGGCTACTTAGAAGTCTCTTAATATGCAAATAATGTTTTCTACATCTCAGTGTGAGGTGGGAATTCCATTTTGCTCATCAAGGGATCTGGAAAGAAttgtcttttacatttatttaaataatcattaaatattaaatgatgtGGAAAGGAGGTCACAAAAAAGCACGTGGAGTGCTAAATAACTAAGAATTTGGaaggatttaaaaaagaaagacaatacccCCAGCTTTTGAATTTTCCCAATTTCTAAAAATTCACATCGCTTTTGTTATGTGTCATTTGCTCTCTACTTTGCCCTCCATCAGAGATACCATTGTTTGTGTAAAACAAATTTCATGGTGATGTTTCAAAGGTGTTTTTCAGCATTTTGTCTGTCATCCTATGGAGTAACATTCAACAAATTAATATGAAGAGACAAGAAGAAAGGTCCTATTCCTGCTCAGGAATTATGGAGtagtggaaaacaaacaaaacggTATCAAAAGCGGTCTCATTTTGCTTGGGCTTTGCCACTGAGCTAAACTGAAACTTTGAATATGTCACTGAAACATTGTTGATATTGAAAATGAGGCATCACATGCAATATCCTGTCATTTTACCTGTAATGAAGCATCTCTCATGACTTTCACCTGTATTTCTGACATGGCTAAGTGAGAAGAATTTatggatttctttcattttttgagaTTTTCCCTGAGGAGATGCCAAGCAATTTGTTGATTATCTCTAGAGTATTGAGAGCAAAACAACATGTCTAGAGATTGTCTTTTAATTGCCTgggacatttttcttttctttcttacttcctgacttccttcctcccaccccccttctttctttgcatatatatacatatatttatatatttgttaatgcttttgaactgtggtgttggagaagactcttgagagtccctaggactgactgcaaggagatccaaccagtccattctaaaggagatcagctgggtgttctttggaaggaatgatgctgaaactgaaactccagtactttggccacctcataagaagagttgactcattggaaaagactgatgctgggagagattggggccaggaggagaagcggacaacagaggatgagatggctggatgatatcaccgactcgatggacatgagtctgagtgaactccgggagttggtgatggacagggaggcctggcatgctgtgattcatggggtcgcaaagagttggacacggctgagcaactgaacttaactgaactgaactcttggtTAACTTTCCTTTTGTAGCACACAAGACTCTTGATTAAATCTTGCATTCATAGGGCGTGTCCACTAAGAGTCAGTATTTCTACAAGTTCCCCTCAAATGTgtgactgtggaaaatttttcaacattgttttattacagtatttaatatatttaggaaattaaaataatgtgttaTGCTGGTATGAGGTGTCGCTGCCTTGCTTTGTTGCCCATGTGATTGTTTTTACTTATCTCTCAGAGACAGAAATTAGTTACTTACTGTTACTTcttatttctggagaaggaaatggcaacccactccagtattcttgcctggagaatcccatgggcagaggaacctgcttatctacagtccttggggttgcaaagatttagacatgactgagcgactaagcataccaCAGCACTTCTTATTTCATTGCGAGTTGCTATCACatggctgttttttctttttcttcactgcaTAAATTACCATTTTAGTTATTCCAGTCTGTTACCCCATTCCAATAAGCACATGTGTCATCACATACTCCCTGTGCCTTCCTTTTATAACCACACCTCTTTCCTCCTCTGCTACCATTCCCAACCCTTGGTCATCACTAAACTTTTCTACTGCTACATTTTTTCATATAGAAAATAGGGATTGGAATTTTCTCTCAACATAAATCTCTTGAGATTCTTTGGCACTTTTGTGTGTATAGATCATCTGTTCCCTACATTGTTAGTAACATTCCATGATATTGATGATAATTTGTTTAAATAATCACTTATTGAAAGACTTGTGAGTTCTTTCCACTTTTATACTATGATAAATACAGCTACCATGAACTTTCACTTAAAAGTGATTGCATTTTTGGTGATGAAAGTTTTCCTGTACTCTTCTATGTTCTTTTGACCTCAAATGGATGGACATTTCTGCTGTTTCTGGGCTTTGATAActgcacaaaaataaatatataaatcaatagcTTAAGTGGAAGAAAAACAGTCTTCTTTACACAGTGGCTCTTACCTGGATTAATAATTAGATTTACATAAGATTAACAGGACCAAAACATATATATTCTATTTAGTAATTGTACATATAGATGGGAGTCATCACCAGACCAATTAAGATCCAAGAAATGGGTAGGCTTAATTGCTTATACGGGCCCTGCagctggcttagtggtaaagaatctacctgcaatgcagcagacataagagaaggggttcgattcctgggttggaaagatcccatggagtaggaaatggcaactcactgcagtattgtttcctggagaatccatggatagaggatcctggtaggctagtctatggggtcacaaagagtcagacacaactgagcaactgatcacacaaatgtatatatgctcagttcagttcagacactcagccgtgtccgactctttgcgatcccatgaacctcagcacgccaagcctccctgtccatcaccaactcctggagttcactcagactcacatccattgagtcagtgatgcgatccagccatctcatcctctgtcatccccttctcctcctacccccaatccctcccagcatcacagtcttttccaatgagtcaactcttctcatgaggtggccaaagtactggagtttcagctttagcatcattccttccaaagaaatcccagggctgatctccttcagaatggactggttggatctccttgcagtccaagggactctcaagagtcttctccaacaccacagttcaaaagcatcaattcttcagtgctcagctttctttatagtccaactctcacatccatgtgtgactactggaaacaccatagccttgactagacggacatttgttggcaaagtaatgtttctgctttttatatgctatctaggttggtcataacttttcttccaaggagtaagcatcttttaatttcatggctgcagtcaccatctgcagtgattttggagcccccccaaataataGAATTTCTGATGCTGTTTATATGCCAGGCTGAACCAAAAGCAGCACTTGTAGGCAAGTCACTAAATATATATGGGAAGACTAAGGACAAAGGAatttagttctgaatattcattaaaaggactgatgttgaagttgaagctccgatattttggtcacctgatacaaagagctgactcactgg belongs to Bos indicus x Bos taurus breed Angus x Brahman F1 hybrid chromosome 15, Bos_hybrid_MaternalHap_v2.0, whole genome shotgun sequence and includes:
- the LOC113904658 gene encoding olfactory receptor 8K3-like, whose product is MERLNGTGSSEFILMGITDRPELQAPLFGLFLIIYVISVVGNLGMIILTKMDSKLQTPMYFFLRHLAFTDLGYSTTVGPKMLVNFVEDQNIISYYSCAMQLAFFLVFIISEIFILSAMSYDRYVAICNPLLYPVIMSQRVCWVLVAIPYVYSTFVSLLVTVKLFNLSFCGYRVISHFYCDSLPLLPLLCSNTHEVEMIILILAGFDLILSLLIVLVSYLLILVSILRMSSAEGRHKAFSTCGSHLTVVIVFYGTLLFMYVQPESSHSFDTDKVASILYTLIIPMLNPLIYSLRNKDVKCALHRVWKKSGNLFY